A part of Mycolicibacterium sp. TUM20985 genomic DNA contains:
- a CDS encoding demethylmenaquinone methyltransferase, giving the protein MSRATLEKNPREVASMFDGVARRYDITNTVLSLGQDRLWRKATRAALRIGPGDAVLDLAAGTAVSTVELAHSGAWCVAADFSVGMLAAGAERDVPKVAGDATRLPFADESFDAVTISFGIRNVVDHAAGLRELARVTKPGGRLVVCEFSTPTNGPFGTVYKEYLMKALPSVARAVSSNPDAYVYLAESIRAWPDQAELARRIGAAGWGAVRWRNLTGGIVALHAAVKP; this is encoded by the coding sequence GTGAGCCGCGCGACGTTGGAGAAGAACCCCCGGGAAGTCGCGTCGATGTTCGACGGGGTGGCCCGCCGCTACGACATCACGAACACGGTGCTCTCGCTGGGACAGGACCGACTCTGGCGGAAGGCGACACGCGCCGCGCTACGGATCGGCCCCGGCGACGCGGTGCTCGATCTCGCGGCGGGTACAGCGGTGTCGACCGTCGAGTTGGCGCACTCCGGCGCGTGGTGCGTGGCGGCGGACTTCTCGGTCGGCATGCTGGCAGCGGGCGCGGAGCGCGACGTGCCGAAGGTGGCCGGTGATGCGACGCGACTGCCGTTCGCCGACGAATCGTTCGACGCGGTGACCATCAGCTTCGGCATCCGCAACGTCGTCGACCACGCGGCGGGGCTGCGTGAGCTGGCGCGTGTGACCAAGCCCGGCGGACGCCTGGTGGTATGCGAGTTCTCGACTCCCACCAACGGGCCGTTCGGCACCGTGTACAAGGAGTATCTGATGAAGGCGCTGCCCTCGGTGGCCCGCGCGGTGTCGAGCAACCCAGACGCCTACGTGTACCTCGCCGAGTCGATCCGCGCCTGGCCCGATCAGGCCGAGTTGGCCCGTCGGATCGGTGCTGCGGGATGGGGTGCGGTGCGGTGGCGCAACCTGACCGGTGGCATCGTCGCGCTGCACGCCGCCGTCAAGCCCTAA